In one Rhinoraja longicauda isolate Sanriku21f chromosome 32, sRhiLon1.1, whole genome shotgun sequence genomic region, the following are encoded:
- the LOC144608767 gene encoding mth938 domain-containing protein-like isoform X2, with product MSSPSIVSLRWGEMKVEGSDTLYKDCKVWPGGKRTWDWRETGTQHKPGVQPADVNEIVNKGIQTLVIGRGMEEALQINPKPMAANTRQHMTNLQKNLGEI from the exons ATGTCTTCACCCTCTATTGTGTCATTAAGATGGGGAGAAATGAAAGTTGAGGGCAGTGACACTTTATACAAGGATTGTAAAGTCTGGCCAGGAGGGAAACGAACATGGGACTGGCGAGAGACAGGAACTCAG CATAAACCTGGAGTTCAGCCAGCGGATGTTAATGAAATTGTAAATAAAGGTATCCAAACACTTGTCATTGGAAGGGGGATGGAAGAGGCATTACAA ATAAATCCAAAACCAATGGCTGCAAATACAAGGCAGCACATGACAAATCTACAAAAGAATTTGGGAGAAATTTGA
- the LOC144608767 gene encoding mth938 domain-containing protein-like isoform X3: MSSPSIVSLRWGEMKVEGSDTLYKDCKVWPGGKRTWDWRETGTQHKPGVQPADVNEIVNKGIQTLVIGRGMEEALQDEKLMTYMD; this comes from the exons ATGTCTTCACCCTCTATTGTGTCATTAAGATGGGGAGAAATGAAAGTTGAGGGCAGTGACACTTTATACAAGGATTGTAAAGTCTGGCCAGGAGGGAAACGAACATGGGACTGGCGAGAGACAGGAACTCAG CATAAACCTGGAGTTCAGCCAGCGGATGTTAATGAAATTGTAAATAAAGGTATCCAAACACTTGTCATTGGAAGGGGGATGGAAGAGGCATTACAA GATGAAAAACTGATGACATATATGGACTGA
- the LOC144608767 gene encoding mth938 domain-containing protein-like isoform X1, whose protein sequence is MSSPSIVSLRWGEMKVEGSDTLYKDCKVWPGGKRTWDWRETGTQHKPGVQPADVNEIVNKGIQTLVIGRGMEEALQVPEETLAFIRSKGIHALVLQTEKAVAQYNKLVKEGVAVGGIFHSTC, encoded by the exons ATGTCTTCACCCTCTATTGTGTCATTAAGATGGGGAGAAATGAAAGTTGAGGGCAGTGACACTTTATACAAGGATTGTAAAGTCTGGCCAGGAGGGAAACGAACATGGGACTGGCGAGAGACAGGAACTCAG CATAAACCTGGAGTTCAGCCAGCGGATGTTAATGAAATTGTAAATAAAGGTATCCAAACACTTGTCATTGGAAGGGGGATGGAAGAGGCATTACAA GTGCCTGAGGAGACACTGGCTTTCATCAGAAGTAAGGGCATTCATGCTTTAGTTCTGCAAACGGAAAAAGCTGTGGCGCAGTATAATAAATTGGTGAAAGAGGGGGTTGCTGTTGGAGGAATCTTCCACTCAACCTGCTAA